A single genomic interval of Asinibacterium sp. OR53 harbors:
- the dnaG gene encoding DNA primase — translation MISQHTIQQITNRIDIIDVVGEFVKLKKRGTNYIGLCPFHNEKGPSFTVSPSKEIYKCFGCGKSGNTITFLMEHEKYSYVEALRWLAARYHIEVEETETSAEQKQFLQTADSLYVINNFAQKFFTEQLLHTDNGKAIALSYLRERGFRDTVIDKFQLGYNPDTKDTLTKALLANQFNAELLPKTGLVSVRNNNELVDNYRGRIIFPIHNISGKIIGFGARIIGKNDRAPKYINTPENELYVKSKILYGSYFARMAIDKADECLLVEGYTDVISLHQAGIENVVASGGTSLTTDQLRLIKKYTNNLTIIYDGDNAGVKAALRGLDMALEEGLDVRLVLIPDNEDPDSYVNKVGAKAFNEFVAAAKKDFIIFQLEVMLREAGGDVTKKSNVVNQVAETLSRINRVEDFTKLQDYIRQCAGILRIDENGLTTLVNKYKRERLAKEEKQLPFESNRQQAFESTGQQPENIPDETQQLFLQDEAHERNVLRVLLEYGLRSWDETRAVAEYIFEELEQFHIETLHLEKLYETYKSQYYQGLEPNPKKLLYHDDETIRQLVTGITLPPYELSQKWDEVMEGMNILNRDTMHQDVLMSVNYFKLRKIKKMFEENQRDMETAGFDDFKRLLEVHKHLKAIETELTKKIGTVILK, via the coding sequence ATGATCAGCCAGCATACCATACAACAGATCACCAACCGGATAGACATCATTGATGTGGTAGGTGAATTCGTAAAACTCAAAAAGAGGGGCACCAATTATATCGGCCTCTGCCCCTTTCACAATGAGAAAGGTCCTTCTTTTACGGTATCGCCTTCTAAGGAAATCTACAAATGTTTTGGCTGCGGAAAAAGTGGTAATACCATCACTTTCCTGATGGAGCATGAAAAATACAGCTATGTGGAAGCCCTTCGCTGGCTGGCTGCCCGATACCATATAGAAGTAGAGGAAACCGAAACCAGCGCCGAGCAAAAGCAGTTCCTGCAAACGGCCGACAGCCTCTACGTGATCAATAATTTTGCGCAGAAATTCTTTACCGAGCAACTCCTGCATACCGATAATGGTAAAGCCATCGCACTTTCTTATCTCCGTGAGCGCGGGTTCCGGGATACCGTGATCGATAAATTCCAATTGGGTTATAACCCTGATACAAAAGATACGCTTACCAAAGCTTTGCTGGCCAACCAGTTCAACGCGGAATTATTACCCAAAACCGGACTGGTCTCGGTTCGCAACAACAACGAGTTGGTAGATAACTATCGCGGCCGCATCATCTTCCCCATCCATAATATCTCCGGCAAGATCATCGGCTTCGGTGCCCGCATCATTGGCAAAAACGACCGCGCACCGAAGTACATCAACACGCCAGAAAATGAGCTGTATGTAAAAAGCAAGATCCTGTACGGCTCTTATTTTGCGCGGATGGCCATCGATAAAGCCGATGAATGTTTGCTGGTGGAAGGATATACCGATGTCATCAGCCTGCACCAGGCGGGTATTGAGAACGTAGTAGCCAGTGGCGGCACTTCGCTTACAACCGATCAACTACGGCTGATTAAAAAATACACGAACAATCTTACCATTATTTATGATGGCGATAATGCCGGTGTGAAAGCTGCATTGCGGGGGCTAGACATGGCCCTGGAAGAAGGTCTCGATGTACGCCTGGTACTGATACCGGATAATGAAGATCCAGACAGCTATGTAAATAAAGTGGGAGCAAAAGCTTTCAACGAATTCGTAGCAGCGGCTAAAAAGGACTTCATCATTTTCCAGCTCGAAGTCATGTTGCGGGAAGCGGGTGGCGATGTAACGAAGAAAAGCAATGTGGTAAACCAGGTAGCCGAAACCCTGAGCCGGATCAACCGGGTGGAGGATTTTACCAAGCTGCAGGATTATATCCGCCAGTGTGCCGGCATCTTACGTATTGATGAGAATGGCCTCACCACCCTGGTAAACAAATACAAGCGCGAGCGCCTGGCCAAAGAAGAAAAACAACTGCCTTTCGAAAGCAACAGGCAACAGGCATTTGAATCAACCGGCCAACAACCAGAAAATATACCCGATGAAACCCAGCAGCTCTTTTTACAGGACGAAGCGCATGAGCGGAATGTTTTGCGGGTATTGCTGGAATATGGTCTTCGTTCATGGGATGAAACACGCGCTGTAGCCGAGTATATTTTTGAAGAACTGGAACAATTCCATATCGAAACACTGCATTTGGAAAAATTATACGAAACCTATAAATCGCAATATTACCAGGGGTTGGAGCCCAATCCCAAAAAACTGCTTTACCACGATGATGAAACCATACGCCAGTTGGTAACGGGCATCACTTTGCCTCCTTACGAACTGAGCCAGAAATGGGATGAAGTGATGGAAGGCATGAACATCCTCAATCGCGATACCATGCACCAGGATGTGCTGATGAGCGTAAATTATTTCAAGCTGCGCAAGATTAAAAAAATGTTCGAAGAAAACCAGCGCGATATGGAGACAGCCGGCTTTGATGATTTCAAACGCTTACTGGAAGTGCACAAGCACCTGAAAGCAATTGAAACCGAACTGACGAAAAAAATCGGAACAGTGATTTTGAAATAA
- a CDS encoding DeoR/GlpR family DNA-binding transcription regulator, which translates to MLKKERQAFIIQQINIHNKVLSSDLSVQLNVSEDTVRRDLQELSEEGKLIKVHGGALSKSFHFTLETNTIYSQPEKRSIAYKAVQMIHDGMLVLLSGGTTIRELVKALPPELNATFITVSVPIALALLEHPNSEVIFLGNKISKNAQMSVGAEVVQRLSGIRADLCILGTNSIDANQGITDLEWEIIEVKRAMVKASYKTVSLAIAEKLNTVQRLQVCKPEEIDVLITELEPSDPILRAYHDKGIIVL; encoded by the coding sequence ATGCTTAAAAAAGAACGACAGGCTTTCATCATTCAGCAAATCAACATACATAATAAGGTGTTGTCGTCTGACCTGAGTGTACAATTGAATGTTTCCGAAGATACCGTACGAAGGGATCTCCAGGAGTTATCCGAGGAAGGTAAACTGATCAAAGTACACGGCGGTGCCCTCTCGAAGTCTTTTCATTTTACGCTGGAAACCAATACCATCTATTCCCAGCCCGAAAAAAGAAGCATCGCTTACAAAGCGGTACAGATGATCCACGACGGGATGCTGGTGCTGCTCTCCGGTGGAACCACCATACGGGAGTTGGTAAAAGCCCTGCCACCAGAGTTGAATGCCACATTCATTACAGTAAGCGTACCCATTGCGCTGGCGCTCCTGGAGCACCCCAACAGCGAAGTGATCTTTTTAGGGAATAAAATATCCAAGAACGCACAAATGTCCGTCGGTGCGGAAGTGGTGCAGCGGTTGTCCGGTATTCGTGCCGACCTGTGCATCCTCGGTACCAACAGCATCGATGCCAACCAGGGTATTACCGACCTGGAGTGGGAGATCATTGAAGTAAAAAGAGCCATGGTCAAAGCTTCTTATAAGACCGTTTCACTGGCCATTGCCGAAAAACTTAATACCGTACAGCGCCTCCAGGTATGCAAGCCAGAAGAGATCGATGTACTCATCACCGAACTGGAGCCTTCAGACCCTATTTTAAGGGCTTACCACGACAAGGGTATTATCGTGCTTTGA
- a CDS encoding STAS domain-containing protein: MEVKIDTKEKFTVVTPIPAELTANIAAEIREKSLEKLEGPVKNIVLNLRQVSSIHTSDASFLANLQQEFYEKNASFVICCLQEPIEAVFADADLLDTMNITPTESEAWDIVQMEEIERELLSDDDI; encoded by the coding sequence ATGGAAGTCAAAATTGATACCAAGGAGAAATTTACCGTTGTAACGCCAATTCCGGCGGAACTTACTGCCAATATAGCAGCCGAGATACGCGAAAAGTCGCTCGAAAAGCTGGAGGGTCCTGTTAAAAATATTGTGCTTAATCTCCGGCAGGTATCATCCATCCATACATCAGACGCTAGCTTTCTGGCAAACCTCCAGCAAGAATTCTATGAAAAAAATGCTTCATTTGTGATTTGCTGTCTGCAGGAGCCTATAGAAGCGGTTTTCGCTGATGCAGATCTGCTGGACACGATGAATATTACCCCCACCGAAAGCGAAGCATGGGATATTGTGCAGATGGAAGAAATAGAACGGGAATTACTTAGTGATGATGATATCTAA
- a CDS encoding ATP-dependent Clp protease ATP-binding subunit produces the protein MDNNFSAQVKEIISFSREEALRLGNDFIGTEHLLLGLIRDGDNTAIKVLKQLNIDLYELRKEVELAVKDKTGKNIANINSLPLTKQAEKVIRVTVLEAKALKSPLVETEHLMLSILKNKENIATQILNQFDVDYDLFRNELGMVGTTNPNPRSEFTDENEDEFDEEKRASGYQQQRSGKQAGNAKSKTPVLDNFGRDITRLAEAGNLDPIVGREAEIERVSQILSRRKKNNPILIGEPGVGKTAIVEGLALRIVQRKVSRVLFDKRVISLDLAALVAGTKYRGQFEERMKAIMNELEKNRDVILFIDEIHTIVGAGGASGSLDASNIFKPALARGELQCIGASTLDEYRMYIEKDGALDRRFQKVLVEPPSVEDTITILNNIKAKYEDFHNVSYSDDAIEACVKLSDRYMTDRLLPDKAIDVLDEVGARVHLKNINVPENIVELEKKIEEVKNEKNKVVKSQRFEEAASLRDTEKRLGEELEKAKTLWEEESKHKRYPISEENIAEVVSMMTGIPVKRMVQAETEKLRRMSEDMKAMVVGQDEAILKVVKAIQRNRVGLKDPKKPIGTFIFLGPTGVGKTELARALARYMFDSEDSLIRIDMSEYMEKFTVSRLIGAPPGYVGYEEGGQLTEKVRRKPYCVILLDEIEKAHPDIYNILLQVLDDGQLTDGLGRKVDFKNTLIIMTSNIGVRQLKEFGDGVGFATATRIQNAEDNNKAVIEKALKRTFSPEFLNRIDDVVVFNTLTREHIFSIIDILMKGVSKRLQNLGFSLELTDAAKDFIADKGYDSQFGARPLHRAIQKYLEDPLAEEILNLNIKQGDVLVADLDKESGKLTFDFRKRVEEGANV, from the coding sequence ATGGATAATAATTTTTCAGCACAGGTTAAAGAGATCATTTCTTTCAGCAGGGAAGAGGCGTTACGTCTGGGGAATGACTTCATCGGAACAGAACACCTATTATTGGGTTTGATTCGCGACGGAGATAATACCGCTATCAAGGTCCTGAAGCAACTCAATATTGATCTTTATGAATTACGCAAAGAAGTAGAACTTGCCGTCAAAGACAAGACGGGAAAGAATATTGCCAACATCAACAGCCTGCCGCTAACCAAGCAGGCCGAGAAAGTAATAAGAGTAACCGTTCTCGAAGCAAAAGCGCTGAAGAGTCCGCTGGTAGAGACCGAGCACCTGATGTTGAGCATCCTCAAGAACAAAGAAAATATTGCCACCCAGATACTGAACCAATTCGATGTTGACTATGATCTTTTCCGCAATGAGTTGGGTATGGTAGGTACTACCAACCCGAATCCGCGGAGCGAGTTCACCGACGAAAACGAAGACGAATTCGACGAAGAAAAACGCGCTTCCGGATATCAGCAACAAAGGTCAGGCAAACAGGCAGGCAATGCCAAGAGCAAAACGCCGGTACTGGATAATTTCGGAAGGGATATCACCAGGCTGGCAGAAGCCGGTAACCTCGACCCCATCGTGGGCCGTGAAGCTGAGATCGAAAGGGTGAGCCAGATTCTTAGCCGCCGTAAAAAGAACAATCCTATTCTCATTGGTGAGCCGGGTGTGGGTAAAACAGCCATCGTAGAGGGACTGGCCCTGCGCATTGTGCAACGCAAAGTGAGCCGGGTGTTGTTTGATAAAAGGGTTATTTCGCTTGACCTGGCTGCATTGGTGGCCGGCACTAAATACCGCGGCCAGTTCGAAGAGCGCATGAAAGCGATCATGAATGAACTGGAGAAGAATAGGGATGTAATACTCTTTATAGATGAGATACATACCATTGTTGGTGCAGGTGGCGCGAGTGGATCACTTGATGCATCGAATATTTTCAAACCGGCGCTGGCCAGGGGAGAACTCCAATGCATTGGCGCTTCCACACTCGATGAATACCGCATGTACATTGAAAAAGACGGTGCATTAGACAGGCGTTTCCAGAAAGTGCTGGTTGAACCACCGAGCGTAGAAGACACCATTACCATTCTCAACAACATCAAAGCCAAATACGAGGACTTCCACAATGTATCGTATTCAGATGATGCCATTGAAGCGTGTGTAAAACTCAGCGACCGCTATATGACGGACAGGCTGCTGCCCGATAAAGCCATCGATGTGTTGGATGAAGTGGGTGCACGCGTTCACCTCAAGAACATCAATGTACCGGAGAACATCGTAGAGCTGGAGAAAAAAATTGAAGAAGTCAAGAACGAAAAAAATAAAGTAGTCAAGAGCCAGCGTTTTGAAGAAGCTGCTTCTTTGCGTGACACGGAAAAAAGATTGGGAGAAGAGCTGGAAAAAGCCAAGACTTTGTGGGAGGAAGAGAGCAAACACAAACGTTACCCGATCTCCGAAGAAAACATTGCCGAAGTGGTGAGCATGATGACGGGCATACCGGTGAAACGCATGGTACAGGCCGAGACCGAGAAACTGCGCCGCATGAGTGAAGACATGAAAGCGATGGTGGTTGGCCAGGATGAAGCGATTCTCAAAGTAGTGAAAGCCATCCAGCGTAACCGAGTGGGACTCAAAGACCCGAAAAAACCCATTGGTACTTTTATATTCCTGGGACCTACCGGTGTGGGTAAAACCGAACTGGCACGTGCACTGGCGCGCTATATGTTCGATTCGGAAGATTCACTCATACGCATCGACATGAGCGAATACATGGAGAAGTTCACTGTAAGCCGGTTGATAGGCGCCCCTCCCGGTTATGTAGGATATGAAGAAGGCGGACAGCTCACTGAAAAAGTGCGCAGGAAACCTTATTGTGTGATCCTGCTGGATGAGATTGAAAAAGCACACCCCGATATCTACAACATCCTGTTGCAGGTACTGGATGATGGACAACTGACCGATGGACTGGGAAGAAAAGTGGATTTCAAGAATACATTGATCATCATGACTTCCAATATCGGTGTGCGTCAACTGAAAGAATTTGGCGATGGTGTAGGATTTGCTACTGCTACGCGTATACAGAACGCAGAGGATAACAACAAAGCAGTGATAGAAAAAGCGCTCAAGCGTACTTTCTCTCCTGAATTCCTCAACCGTATCGACGATGTGGTGGTATTCAACACCCTCACAAGGGAGCACATCTTCAGCATTATCGACATACTGATGAAAGGTGTTTCGAAACGCCTCCAAAACCTGGGCTTCTCACTGGAGCTCACAGATGCCGCTAAGGATTTTATTGCCGATAAAGGATATGACTCTCAGTTTGGAGCCAGACCGCTGCACAGGGCCATCCAGAAATACCTGGAAGATCCACTGGCAGAAGAAATACTCAACCTGAACATCAAGCAGGGTGATGTATTGGTTGCCGATCTCGACAAAGAATCAGGTAAACTGACATTCGATTTCCGTAAGCGCGTGGAAGAAGGAGCGAATGTGTAA
- the smpB gene encoding SsrA-binding protein SmpB → MAKEMNNRQAYFNYYIEDKYVAGIALLGTEVKSIRDGKVSFNDAFCLFDDGELWVRGLYIAEYSHGTTNNHIAVHDRKLLLTKRELKKMEATLKDKGVTIVPLRVFLNDKNLVKVEIGLAKGKKLHDKRETIKNRDADREIKRHLK, encoded by the coding sequence ATGGCGAAGGAAATGAATAACAGGCAGGCCTATTTCAATTACTACATAGAAGATAAATATGTTGCAGGCATTGCCTTGCTCGGTACCGAAGTTAAATCGATCAGGGATGGCAAAGTAAGTTTCAACGATGCCTTTTGTTTGTTCGATGATGGGGAGTTGTGGGTGCGCGGACTTTATATCGCCGAATATTCACACGGCACTACCAATAATCATATTGCCGTGCACGACCGCAAATTATTACTCACGAAAAGAGAATTGAAAAAGATGGAAGCCACGCTGAAAGACAAAGGCGTTACCATCGTTCCCCTGCGCGTATTCCTCAATGATAAAAACCTGGTGAAAGTGGAGATCGGCCTGGCAAAAGGTAAGAAACTGCACGACAAGCGCGAGACCATCAAGAACAGGGATGCCGATAGAGAGATCAAAAGGCACTTGAAATAA